In a single window of the Raphanus sativus cultivar WK10039 chromosome 9, ASM80110v3, whole genome shotgun sequence genome:
- the LOC108831503 gene encoding potassium transporter 3-like, translated as MADRRDRCTHVLLLAYQSFGLAFGDLSISPLYVYKCAFYGGLRHYETEDTMFGAFSLIFWTITLLSLIKYMVFVLRADDNGEGGIFALYALLCRHTRFSLLLNQQAADEEISTYYGPGDANRSLPSSDFKRLIEHNKRSKTALLLLVLVGTSMVITIGVLTPAVSVSSSIDGLVANTNLKHSTVVMIACALLVGLFVLQHRGTNKVAFLFAPIMILWLFSIATVGLYNIFKWNPSVYKALSPYYIYMFFRDTGKEGWLSLGGILLCITGTEAIFAELGQFSAKSVRFAFCCVVYPCLVLQYMGQAAFLSKNFSALPTSFYSSIPDPFFWPVLIMAMLAAMVASQAVIFATFSIVKQCYALGCFPRVKIVHKPKWVLGQIYIPEINWLLMILTLTVTIGFRDTRHIAFAFGLACMSLAFVTTWLMPLIIYFVWNRHLVFAILFIILFGTIELVFVASSWTKIPHGGWVTILLSLLFTFTTYVWHYGNRRKYLYDQHNKVPMNTILTRGPSLGIVKVPGIGLIYTELASGVPATFTHFLTNLPAFYQVVVFICSKTVPIPYIPQKERYLIGRVGPKTYRMYRCIIRTGYKDVNKDGDDFEDELVDSIAEFIQLEAEGSGSNRDRSVHDGRLAVVKTSNKFGTRLSRSISDVNIAGSSSSRSQTTVTNSKSPVLKRLKAEYEQELPKLSMRRRFQFRPMDTTFRQPQVKEELFDLVEAKDAEVAYIVGHGHVKAKRNSTYAKQLVIDVAYSFLRKNCRSPAVMLNIPHICLIKVGMNYYL; from the exons ATG GCTGATAGGAGAGACAGGTGTACTCATGTTCTCCTCTTAGCATATCAGAGTTTTGGGCTAGCATTTGGAGATTTGAGTATCTCCCCTCTCTATGTGTATAAATGTGCATTCTATGGAGGACTGCGTCATTACGAAACAGAAGATACGATGTTTGGAGCGTTTTCTTTGATATTTTGGACCATAACTCTCCTCTCACTCATCAAATACATGGTTTTTGTCTTAAGAGCAGACGACAATGGTGAAG GAGGGATTTTTGCGTTGTATGCTTTGCTGTGCCGACACACGAGGTTTTCTTTGCTTCTGAATCAGCAAGCTGCTGATGAAGAGATATCTACTTACTATGGCCCTGGAGATGCAAACAGGAGTTTACCCTCTTCTGATTTCAAAAGGCTTATAGAACATAATAAAAGATCCAAAACAGCTTTGCTTCTTTTAGTCTTGGTTGGTACTTCAATGGTCATTACCATTGGTGTCCTTACACCCGCAGTTTCGG TTTCTTCCTCCATTGATGGACTTGTGGCCAACACAAATTTGAAGCACA GTACCGTGGTTATGATAGCATGCGCTCTGCTCGTTGGACTTTTCGTTCTACAGCACCGTGGAACAAACAAAGTCGCCTTCTTATTTGCACCCATCATGATTTTATGGCTGTTTTCAATTGCAACTGTTGGTctgtacaatatttttaaatggaatCCTAGCGTATACAAAGCTTTGTCTCCATACTATATCTATATGTTCTTTAGAGACACTGGTAAAGAAGGATGGTTGTCTCTTGGAGGCATTCTTTTATGCATCACAG GAACGGAGGCTATCTTTGCTGAGCTTGGCCAATTTTCAGCTAAATCTGTAAGG TTTGCGTTTTGCTGTGTTGTTTACCCATGTCTGGTGCTTCAGTACATGGGTCAAGCTGCGTTCTTATCAAAGAACTTTTCTGCTTTACCCACTAGCTTCTATTCCTCCATCCCAG ATCCATTTTTCTGGCCGGTTCTAATAATGGCAATGCTGGCTGCAATGGTTGCTAGCCAGGCCGTCATATTTGCAACGTTCTCAATTGTCAAACAATGCTATGCCTTGGGATGCTTCCCTCGTGTAAAGATTGTTCACAAACCAAAATGGGTACTAGGTCAAATCTATATTCCCGAGATCAACTGGCTCCTCATGATCCTCACCCTCACAGTCACCATCGGTTTCCGAGATACTAGACACATAGCTTTCGCTTTTG GACTTGCTTGCATGAGTCTGGCGTTTGTGACGACTTGGCTGATGCCTCTAATCATATACTTTGTTTGGAATCGTCATCTCGTCTTTGCTATTCTCTTCATCATCCTATTTGGGACCATCGAACTCGTCTTTGTAGCATCTTCTTGGACCAAGATCCCACACGGCGGATGGGTCACTATCCTCCTTTCTCTACTCTTCACTTTCACCACATATGTCTGGCACTATGGAAACCGAAGAAAGTACCTATACGACCAACACAACAAAGTCCCCATGAATACAATCCTCACCCGTGGCCCGAGCCTCGGGATCGTCAAAGTCCCTGGCATAGGTCTAATCTATACAGAGCTAGCAAGCGGTGTCCCAGCCACATTCACTCACTTCCTCACCAACTTACCAGCGTTCTACCAAGTGGTTGTCTTTATCTGCTCCAAAACCGTCCCTATCCCTTACATACCGCAGAAAGAACGATACCTTATAGGCCGCGTCGGTCCCAAAACGTACAGGATGTACCGTTGCATAATCCGAACGGGATACAAAGACGTGAACAAAGACGGAGACGACTTTGAAGACGAGCTTGTCGATAGCATCGCCGAGTTTATCCAACTGGAAGCCGAAGGCTCGGGATCAAACAGGGACCGTTCTGTTCATGACGGTCGGCTTGCTGTTGTGAAAACTTCAAACAAGTTCGGGACAAGGCTGTCTCGGTCAATATCAGACGTTAACATAGCGGGAAGCAGCAGCTCGAGGTCTCAGACGACTGTCACTAATAGCAAGTCGCCCGTGCTGAAGAGACTGAAAGCGGAGTACGAACAAGAGCTTCCGAAGCTTAGCATGAGGAGGAGATTTCAGTTCAGACCGATGGATACAACGTTCAGACAACCGCAAGTGAAGGAAGAGTTGTTTGATTTGGTTGAGGCGAAAGATGCTGAGGTGGCTTATATAGTCGGACATGGTCACGTGAAGGCGAAACGGAACTCGACGTATGCGAAACAGTTGGTGATAGATGTGGCTTACTCGTTCTTGAGGAAGAACTGCCGTAGCCCTGCCGTGATGTTGAATATTCCTCATATTTGTTTGATTAAAGTAGgtatgaattattatttatag